Proteins from a genomic interval of Pecten maximus chromosome 13, xPecMax1.1, whole genome shotgun sequence:
- the LOC117341151 gene encoding uncharacterized protein LOC117341151 isoform X1, whose translation MVKRCCWGTCNTDSRFPDRLEGGVTFIPFPKPGRSLEKCKEWIRLCGRPQSQLNEEILRERSKAKHLFVCSKHFVDGKPSDLYPNPRSALPYDRITPSRKRPMPRPDLTKSTKRKILDIVDENDNIEMESIVVPSEVQLDMQKDDNLLMKETQPLDLLALAAENRRLDQEHAKLISNNARLSEGYSKMILQYEQLCRKTTSHEVQGDSKAMFSCNNLKPSDYQYYTGFSSDRFHNLVKFFIPSEEEPFTFTKTVSGTKNISLEDQLLLVLMKLRQNFDFVHLSNLFMFSSQACSTIFSNWINYMFFKLGSLVIWPKREEIVRNMPSKYKEDFPDTIVIIDGTELKIQKPSALNRQSQCYSDYKSCTTLKALVGVDPRGSVIFASMLFSGSISDKVLTKESGFLNLLTDLIEQQKINRGDGIMADKGFLIEDELKELGLKLNIPPFASSGAQMKPGDVSKTIKIAKHRVHVERAIARIKQFKILSDKISLSLFGCINQVWLVCSLLTNFMPYLIQD comes from the exons ATGGTGAAAAGATGCTGCTGGGGTACCTGTAACACGGACAGCAGGTTCCCCGACCGTCTGGAAGGTGGGGTGACATTTATACCCTTTCCTAAACCCGGCAGGAGTTTGGAAAAATGCAAAGAATGGATAAGACTGTGTGGCAGACCACAATCACAACTGAACGAAGAAATCTTGCGTGAGCGTAGTAAAGCCAAACACCTGTTTGTCTGTTCTAag CATTTTGTTGATGGGAAGCCATCCGATTTGTATCCAAATCCAAGGTCTGCACTTCCCTATGACAGGATAACACCAAGCAGAAAGAGACCAATGCCAAGACCTGATTTGACAAAAAGTACCAAACGAAAAATTCTGGATATCGTGGACGAAAACGATAA CATCGAAATGGAGAGCATTGTGGTGCCATCTGAAGTGCAATTAGACATGCAGAAAGATGACAATTTGCTTATGAAAG AAACACAACCTTTAGACCTACTGGCTCTGGCTGCTGAAAACAGAAGATTAGACCAGGAGCATGCCAAACTTATATCAAACAACGCACGTTTAAGTGAAGGTTATTCCAAAATGATACTTCAATATGAACAGTTATGTCGAAAGACAACTTCCCATGAGGTACAGGGGGATTCCAAGGCCATGTTCAGCTGTAATAATTTGAAACCATCAGATTACCAGTACTACACCGGATTTTCCAGTGACAGATTTCACAATTTGGTCAAGTTTTTTATCCCATCAGAAGAAGAGccatttacatttacaaaaacaGTGAGTggaacaaaaaatatttctttggaAGACCAGCTTCTTCTTGTGCTGATGAAGTTACgacaaaattttgattttgtacaTTTAAGTAACCTATTCATGTTTTCTTCTCAGGCTTGCAGCACAATATTTTCCAATTGGATTAATTACATGTTTTTCAAACTTGGTTCACTTGTGATTTGGCCCAAAAGAGAGGAGATAGTGAGGAATATGCCATCGAAGTACAAAGAGGATTTCCCTGACACGATTGTTATCATCGATGGAACAGAactcaaaattcaaaaaccaaGTGCATTAAATCGACAGAGTCAGTGCTACTCGGACTATAAATCCTGTACTACCTTGAAAGCTCTAGTTGGTGTTGATCCCAGAGGATCGGTTATCTTTGCCTCAATGCTTTTTTCTGGATCTATTTCGGATAAAGTTTTAACCAAAGAAAGTGGTTTTCTTAACCTTCTGACAGACCTCATTGAGCAACAGAAAATAAACAGAGGGGATGGTATCATGGCTGACAAGGGTTTCCTTATTGAGGATGAACTGAAGGAACTTGGACTCAAGTTAAATATTCCACCATTTGCTTCAAGTGGAGCACAGATGAAgccaggggatgtttcaaaaactATAAAAATTGCAAAACACAGAGTTCATGTGGAAAGAGCTATTGCACGTATCAagcaatttaaaattttgtctgacaaaataAGCCTATCTTTATTTGGCTGTATAAACCAAGTTTGGTTAGTTTGTAGTTTGTTGACAAACTTCATGCCATATTTAATACAAGACTGA
- the LOC117341152 gene encoding uncharacterized protein LOC117341152 produces MVISRPLNMNRKRKPVIASFVDNRKMPLTTSDIAHLKSLSNSPISYLVENGSDTSTVNTPLGPQFIGSALSYHAPLIQPVTQPREVNSDKCGDIAFPKELPSCIDAPAPTPEWGDVSLTQTEAQDIEKSTRSQSDTQLWFTERKKRITASNFGRIMLRKKIINDAFMSTFQERSFTSAPTSYGKANELIAKQMYIKQSGNHIHDIGLVINPKLPFIGATPDAIVCDKMVTGLVEIKCPYSVRDMTIEDACTNSNKFFLEKNGGKYELSNMHMHWFQVQGQLLVTGAQFCDFVTYTKQDFNIDRILPHKETMKTLVEKLTHFYVDHFKPYFAK; encoded by the exons ATGGTCATATCCAGACCACTCAATATGAATCGGAAAAGGAAACCAGTTATTGCCTCTTTTGTTGACAATAG GAAAATGCCCCTGACGACATCCGATATTGCTCATTTAAAGAGTCTCAGCAACAGCCCCATTTCATACTTGGTGGAAAATGGAAGTGACACAAGTACAGTTAATACCCCATTAGGCCCCCAGTTCATTGGTTCAGCTCTAAGCTATCAT GCTCCCCTTATACAACCTGTCACTCAACCAAGGGAGGTAAATTCTGACAAATGTGGAGATATAGCATTTCCTAAGGAGCTACCCAGCTGTATTGATGCACCAGCACCAACACCAGAATGGGGGGATGTATCATTAACCCAAACAGAGGCACAGGATATTGAAAAGTCAACTCGCTCTCAGTCAGATACACAACTGTGGTTCAcagagagaaagaaaagaatCACTGCATCAAACTTTGGTAGGATAATGcttcgaaaaaaaattattaatgaTGCTTTCATGAGCACTTTTCAGGAGCGAAGTTTTACATCAGCTCCAACATCTTATGGAAAGGCAAATGAACTAATAGccaaacaaatgtacatcaaaCAAAGTGGCAACCATATCCATGATATTGGCCTTGTGATAAACCCCAAGCTACCCTTTATAGGAGCTACCCCAGATGCAATTGTCTGTGACAAAATGGTTACTGGATTAGTTGAAATCAAGTGCCCATATTCTGTGAGAGACATGACAATTGAAGATGCATGTACCAACAGCAACAAATTCTTCTTAGAAAAAAATGGAGGGAAATATGAATTATCTAATATGCATATGCACTGGTTCCAAGTGCAAGGGCAGCTTTTGGTCACAGGTGCCCAATTTTGTGACTTTGTAACTTACACAAAACAGGACTTCAACATTGACAGAATCCTTCCACATAAGGAAACCATGAAAACTCTGGTGGAAAAACTTACCCATTTTTATGTTGACCATTTCAAACCCTATTTTGCAAAGTAA
- the LOC117341151 gene encoding uncharacterized protein LOC117341151 isoform X2, whose protein sequence is MPRPDLTKSTKRKILDIVDENDNIEMESIVVPSEVQLDMQKDDNLLMKETQPLDLLALAAENRRLDQEHAKLISNNARLSEGYSKMILQYEQLCRKTTSHEVQGDSKAMFSCNNLKPSDYQYYTGFSSDRFHNLVKFFIPSEEEPFTFTKTVSGTKNISLEDQLLLVLMKLRQNFDFVHLSNLFMFSSQACSTIFSNWINYMFFKLGSLVIWPKREEIVRNMPSKYKEDFPDTIVIIDGTELKIQKPSALNRQSQCYSDYKSCTTLKALVGVDPRGSVIFASMLFSGSISDKVLTKESGFLNLLTDLIEQQKINRGDGIMADKGFLIEDELKELGLKLNIPPFASSGAQMKPGDVSKTIKIAKHRVHVERAIARIKQFKILSDKISLSLFGCINQVWLVCSLLTNFMPYLIQD, encoded by the exons ATGCCAAGACCTGATTTGACAAAAAGTACCAAACGAAAAATTCTGGATATCGTGGACGAAAACGATAA CATCGAAATGGAGAGCATTGTGGTGCCATCTGAAGTGCAATTAGACATGCAGAAAGATGACAATTTGCTTATGAAAG AAACACAACCTTTAGACCTACTGGCTCTGGCTGCTGAAAACAGAAGATTAGACCAGGAGCATGCCAAACTTATATCAAACAACGCACGTTTAAGTGAAGGTTATTCCAAAATGATACTTCAATATGAACAGTTATGTCGAAAGACAACTTCCCATGAGGTACAGGGGGATTCCAAGGCCATGTTCAGCTGTAATAATTTGAAACCATCAGATTACCAGTACTACACCGGATTTTCCAGTGACAGATTTCACAATTTGGTCAAGTTTTTTATCCCATCAGAAGAAGAGccatttacatttacaaaaacaGTGAGTggaacaaaaaatatttctttggaAGACCAGCTTCTTCTTGTGCTGATGAAGTTACgacaaaattttgattttgtacaTTTAAGTAACCTATTCATGTTTTCTTCTCAGGCTTGCAGCACAATATTTTCCAATTGGATTAATTACATGTTTTTCAAACTTGGTTCACTTGTGATTTGGCCCAAAAGAGAGGAGATAGTGAGGAATATGCCATCGAAGTACAAAGAGGATTTCCCTGACACGATTGTTATCATCGATGGAACAGAactcaaaattcaaaaaccaaGTGCATTAAATCGACAGAGTCAGTGCTACTCGGACTATAAATCCTGTACTACCTTGAAAGCTCTAGTTGGTGTTGATCCCAGAGGATCGGTTATCTTTGCCTCAATGCTTTTTTCTGGATCTATTTCGGATAAAGTTTTAACCAAAGAAAGTGGTTTTCTTAACCTTCTGACAGACCTCATTGAGCAACAGAAAATAAACAGAGGGGATGGTATCATGGCTGACAAGGGTTTCCTTATTGAGGATGAACTGAAGGAACTTGGACTCAAGTTAAATATTCCACCATTTGCTTCAAGTGGAGCACAGATGAAgccaggggatgtttcaaaaactATAAAAATTGCAAAACACAGAGTTCATGTGGAAAGAGCTATTGCACGTATCAagcaatttaaaattttgtctgacaaaataAGCCTATCTTTATTTGGCTGTATAAACCAAGTTTGGTTAGTTTGTAGTTTGTTGACAAACTTCATGCCATATTTAATACAAGACTGA